CTTCCGGGTCGCGGAACACATCCTTGTAGCGCGCCAGGTCGGCCACCGATTTGAGGTCCGGCGCCAGAGGCTTGATGCCGCGCTCGGCATCACCCTTGATCACATATTCCGGCACCCACCAGCCTTCGGTGGCGCCCTTGACGATGTCACCCAGGCCGAACACTTTGCCTTCGCCTTCGGCCTTGACCCACGCCGGACTGCGCCCGGCCCATTCCTCGCCGATCACCTGGATATCATCCTTGGCCAGGGCCGCTTCCAGGCTCACGGTGCTGCCGGGCAGCGTGTCGGTCGGCAAGCCGTAGCCTTTCTCGACGATCAGGCGCAGCACCTCGGTGATCAGGCTGCCGCTTTCCCAGGTAATGTCGCCGAAGTGGATCGGTTTAGTCGCCTCGGCCGCTGGCGCGGGTTGGGCCAGCAGGCCTAGGGCCAGCAGCGAACCGCCGAGCAGGTGTTTGAGTGTTTTCATGTAAAGCCTCGTGATGAGTGCAGGCGGCGTAGCGCCTGCGCCGAATAGTCGCTGACCGAGCGCTGGGAAATGCCCAGCTCGGCGGCTATTTGCGGGTAGGTCAAACCGTTGAGTCGCGAGAGCAAGAAGGTGGCCTTGACCTTGGCGGGCCAGCCGTCGAGCCACTGGTCAATGGCCTGCAAGGTTTCCAGCTGCTGGGCCAGCGCTTCGGGGGATGGCGTGCAGCTGGCGTCGTCGTGATCCAGGCCGTTCAGGTAAGCGCGCTCCAGGTCGCGGCGGCGCCACAGCTGGTACATCAGGCGCTGGGCGATGGTGGTGAGCAAGGCGCGGGGCTGGCGGATCGGCAGTGCATCGGATGAACGCAAAAGCTGGACGAACGCGTCGGCAGCAATGTCTTCGGCGTGAGCACGGGAATCGAGTTGGCGGTGCAAACGGCTGCACAGCCAGGCGTAGTGACTGTGGAACAATCCGCCCACGTAGTCGCGGTGAAAAGTGTCGGCGCCGGACATAGTTGGCTCCATTTGGGTAGGTTGCACGGTATGTCCGGTGTTCCGGTGGAGCGATCCTAACAAGCCCTCTTATTCTTTAATAATATTTAAAATTCATCTCTATATAACTTTATATAAGGACAGGATAGCCGCTGTTTTCGGCCTGCTGTTGGTAGTCCAGCAGCACGCGGTAATCGTCCTGGCTCGCTGCCAGCACGGCTTGCAAGCCCAGCGTTTCAGCCACATGCGGTAGATCGCGCAGCGCGAGGTTCATCGCTTCGCGGATCTGCCCCAGGCGCTCATCGCTCAAACCCCGAGAACCGATATAGGGCAACGTCGGGCTCGGTGCGCTGCGCGTGACGATGCGCAGCCCAGCCACTTCGGCGGGCGCGAAACGGGCCAGGTAATCAAAGGTAACGCTGTCGATGGCGGCCAGGTCGGCGCGGCCTTCGCGCAGCCAGCGCAGGCTTTCGCGATGGGCGCCGCTGATACCGACACTGGCGAAGAAACGCCCCCCGCGCTGCAACGGCGCCAAGCACTCGCGCAGCAGGTTCATGCCACTGTTGGAATCATGGCCATTGATCACCCCCCGGCTGTCGTAGAACTGTTCAAGGCGGGTACGCGGGTTGTCTTCGCGGGTCAGCAGCAGGCTGCAATGCTCGCCATCGCGGCTATGGGCCAGTTCATAGCGGGGGCGGCCGATGACCCGGACCTGGCCGCGCAGTTGGGTCACCAACGGGTAGCCACAGGTTTGCGCGACCAGCAATTCGGGGGCCAGCCACAGGCTGTGCAGGTCCAGGTGGTCAGCGCGGCGACGCGTCAGGCCCAATCGCTCAAAGATGCGTTCCAGCCACTGCTGGTTGGCCTGCCGCACCTGCTCCGGCGCGATATACATCAGCAACTCGGCGTAGTGCTCACTCATGCTCGTTTCTCACGCAAAGGGATGCCGGGGGCTGTCGATGGCCTTGACGCCGTAACGACTGAGCAACTGGCCGTAGCCCTGCACAAGAAAACCGCCACTGCGCGCCACCCACTGTTCACGCCGCGCACGGTACACCGTGGGCAGCACATACCAGGGCAGCTTCGGCAAGTCATGGTGCACCAGGTGCAAATTGTTGTTGAGGAACAGCCAGCTCCACGGCCACGACGCCTCATTGAGTACGGTGCGTCGTTCCGGCTGCGGGTGCGGGCGATGTTCATAGTAGGAACGGATCGAGGCCAGGGACAAGGCCGGCACCGTCACCAACAGCACGTAATGCCAGACCGGGAGTGCGCTGAAATGGGCAATAAAACCCAGCATCAGGCAGGTGACTGCACCGTGGGCCAACCACATCGGCCATGCGTGCGGCAGGCGTTGCCACTCATGACGGGCCAATCGGCTGATCGCCAGCGGCGCCGCCAGCAGGAAACGGCCCAGCAGGGTCTTGGTCAACCAGTGCACGCCGCGCTCGAATAATGAGCTGCGGTCCCACTGCTGCTGATTGAGGTAGCGGCTTTCCGGGTCGATGCCCGGCAGGGTCAGGTCCTCGTCGTTGTGGTGCAGCAGGTGGCTGTCTCGATACAGGGTGTAGGGGTACCACACGGCAAACGGCGCGTAGCCGAGCAGTTTGTTCAGCCACAGGGAGCGGGTGGGATGACCGTGGAGCAATTCGTGTTGCAACGACAACCACAAGGTCACCAACGGGATCAGCAACAGCGTGCTCAGCCATACGCCGAGCCAGGCGCTGGCGAGTATCACCGCGAACCAACCGGCATAGATGCCGATCAGCAGCAGCCACGTCGGCCATTCGCTACGCACGGTAAAGCCTTGGCAGAGGGCTTCGATTTCGCGGCGGTGGGTCGTATCCAGATAGTTGGCCATCGAACGCTCAGAGCAGGTGTTTATCACTCTGTGCAACCACGCGCGAAAATCTTGCAGAACGTTTGGCGCTGAGCTTAGAAGCAAAAGCTGCAACGGCTACAATGCACGCCTTGCCCCTTGATTGGTTTGAACATGTCCATCGAACTGCTGGCAGCGCCGCTATGGCCGCTGCTGAACAAGTTTTACCGCAGCCACAACTCGTCGATGAAGGCGCTCAAGGGCGGGCAGCTGTGGGTGGCAAGGGACACGGACATCGTTGCCGGTTTGTGCCTGACATCCGTGGTCGGTGGGCAATGGCTCACGGGTGTGTTCGTCGACCCAGCCTATCGCGGCCAGGGGCTGGCGGCGCGGTTGATCCACCAAGCCGTGGCGCAGGTGGACGGCACGGTATGGTTGCTGTGCCATCCAGACCTTGAACCGCTGTACCAGCGCATGGGGTTTTCTCAAGACACCGTGTTGCCGCAGTCGCTGAGCGAACGGCTGGTGCGCTACAAGCGCAACAAGCCGATGATTGCGATGGGCTTGAATGCCCGGGATGAACAGTAACCACTGCGGGGGGCGGTCAAGCAGCAGCCCAAGCGAGAAGTCATCTGTGGCGAGGGAGCTTGCCCCCGCTGGACTGCGCAGCAGGCCTATTGTTTGGGGCCGCTTCGCGGCCCAGCGGGAGCAAGCTCCCTCGCCACGGGTACGGTGTTCGCCGGGGGTGTTTCGAGGGTTATTCGTCGGCCGTTGGGTCCATGTCGGGGAACATCACGTCGATAAAGCCGAACTTGCTGAAGTCGGTTATCCGCGACGGGTACAAGCGGCCGATCAGGTGATCGCATTCATGCTGCACCACCCGCGCATGGAAGCCGTCGGCAAAACGTACGATCGGCTCGCCCTTGGGGTCGAAGCCTTCGTAGCGGATCTGTTGATAACGGTCCACGGCGCCGCGCAGGCCGGGGACGGACAGGCAACCCTCATAACCCTCTTCCAGCACTGGGCTGAGCGGCGTGATCAACGGGTTGATCAGGATGGTCTGCGGTACCGGTGGCGCGTCCGGGTAGCGTTCGCTGGCCTCGAAACCAAAGATCACCAGTTGCAGGTCCACGCCGATCTGCGGTGCGGCCAGGCCGACGCCGCCCACATGTTCCATGGTCTGGAACATGTCGTCGATCAGTTGCCACAACTCCGGGCTGTCGAACATTTCCGGCGGCACTGGCGGAGCAATGCGCAGCAGACGTTCATCGCCCATTTTCAGGATTTCACGGATCATTGATCGGGCTCGATGATGGGTTTGGAGTGGTCCCGGCCCAGGCCTGAGACATGTTGTTTTTCGCCGGCATGGCCCGGTTCGCCGATTTCCTTCTCACCGGGGTCCTTGCCTTCGGCGGACATGTGTTCGATCACCGCGTTCATCTCCGCGCCGAGCAACAGCACCGCGGCAGAGATATAGAAATACAGCAGCAGGACGATGATCGCACCGATACTGCCATACATGGCGTTGTAGTCGGCGAAGGTCTTGACGTAGTAACCAAAGCCGAGGGAAGCGACAATCCATACCACCACCGCCAATACGGAACCTGGGGTAATGAAACGAAACTCCTGTTCGACGTCCGGCATCACGTAATACATGAGGGCCACGGCAAACATCAGCAGGATCACGATCAGCGGCCAGCGCAGGATGGTCCACAGCGTGACGACAAACTCCTGCATGCCGATCTGCCCCGCCAGCCATTCCATCACCTGCGGGCCGAGTACCATCAACGCGGCGGCGGCCAGCAGCATGCCGGCGATGCCGATGGTGTAGAAAATCGACAACGGGAAACGCTTCCAGATCGGCCGCCCTTCCACCACATCATAGGCCGCGTTCATCGCGCTCATCATCAAGCGCACGCCGGCGGATGCAGTCCAGAGAGCAATCACGATACCCACCGAAAGCAGCCCACCCTTGGATTGCTGCAACTGGTCGATCACCGGGTTGACCTGCTCCAGGGCTTGTGGCGGCAGCACCAATTCCGACTGCAGGCGCAGCCAGGTGAAGAAGTCGGGCAGATGCAGGAAACCGATCAGGGCAATCAGGAACAGCAGGAAGGGAAACAGCGAGAACAGCATCTGGTAGGCCAGTGCCGACGCGTAGGTGGGCATCTCGTCATCGACGAATTCCGTGACGGTGCGCACCAGCACCTTGTGCAGCTTGAGGCCATCGAGTACCGGAAAAATCATAGCGTCTCCTTTCGCCGCAAAGAGGTTGAGATCGTGGGCGACTCAGGGGCCGTTTTCTACATCAAAGTAGCCCATTTGGCGACTTTGAAACAATTTCTAAACTTTAGTTGCAGCAGCGGATACAAAAACGGCCATCCGTGGATGGCCGTCGGGCTGCAGGGGTGAGCCAGCCATACCGTCTTACTCGGTGGCTTTTTTCACCGCGTCCTTGGTCTTGCCCACTGCCTGCTGCGCTTCGCCTTTCTTTTCCTGGACCACGCCTTCAGCACGCAGTTTGTCGTTATCCGTAGCCTTGCCGACACCTTGCTTGATGTTACCGACGGCTTCATTAGCCGCGCCTTTTACCTTATCGGAAGTGCTGCCCATGGTATTACTCCTGATAACAATCAAATGGTTTTTGGTCACTACGCAGCGGTTGACTCGAAGCCAAGCGCCAGAGTTTCAATTATTTTCAGTGGGCATTTCATCGAATGGGGCAGGTTTGCCTTTATGTTTTGCGGCCAACCCACGAGAATGCCCGGCAGATTCAGGCTCGAACGCTGAATAACAGATCCCGTAGGAAGGTTATGAAACTCAATAAAGCACAGGCCATCGCCCGCAGAAACCAGGAACTGGGCGGTGCCGTACTCGGCGTCAACAACTGCCACTTCACCGACCTGGACCCCAAACGCAATATCTGGTGGTTCGACCTGCCAGTGGCGCGGATTGGCGTGGGCCAGTACGAGTGGATTCACCTGTTGATGCACAACGCCGAGACCGACCAACTGCTGCACCTGAAAGTGCCAACCGTGTTCCTGCGCGAAAACCTCGAAGGGCTGGTGGTGCGCAATGCCGGCAAGCGCAAGCCGGAAATCACTCTGGAACTGAGCGCCGACAAGGACTCGTTCCTCAAGGACGTGCGCCCTGCCGGGGCCGGCATAAGCTTCGCGCAGTTCGCCCTGTAGGAATGCTGAAAAAAATGTGGGAGGGGGTTTGCCCCCTCCCACATTTGAGGTGCGTTACTTCTTGAGACCGAGTTTCTTCAGCTCTTCGTCCCGCAGTTCACGCCGAAGAATCTTGCCCACATTGGTGGTCGGCAGCGCATCGCGAAATTCAATGGCCTTGGGCACCTTGTAGCCGGTGACGTTGGCGCGCATGTGCTCCATTACCTGTTCCTTGGTCAGCGTAGCCCCTGGCTTGACCACGATGAACAGCTTGATGTGTTCCCCGGATTTTTCATCCGGCACGCCGATGGCCGCGCACTGCAAAACGCCCGGCAGGCCGGCGAGCACGTCTTCCAGTTCGTTGGGATACACGTTGAAGCCCGACACCAGAATCATGTCTTTCTTGCGGTCGACAATACGCATGTAGCCGTCAGGCTGGATGATCGCGATGTCACCGGTCTTCAGCCAGCCTTCGCTGTCGAGCATCTCGTCGGTAGCGTCCTGGCGCTGCCAGTAGCCCTTCATGACCTGTGGGCCCTTCACGCACAGCTCGCCGGTTTCGCCCAGCGGCAGCTCGGTGCCATCGTCGGCGATCACTTTACACACGGTGGATGGCACCGGGATGCCAATGGTACCGATCTGGTTATGCTGGATCGGGTTCACCGTGGCCACCGGGCTGGTCTCGGTCATGCCGTAACCCTCGCAGATGCCACAACCGGTCACGGCCTTCCAGCGCTCGGCCGCCGCCAGCTGCAGCGCCATGCCGCCGGACAGGGTGACCTTCAGCGCGGAGAAATCGAGCTTGCGGAACGCTTCGTTGTTGCACAGCGCCACGAACAGGGTGTTGAGGCCGACGAAGCCGCTGAATTTCCACTTCGAGAGTTCCTTGACCATTGCCGGCAGGTCACGCGGGTTACTGATCAGGATGTTGTGGTTGCCGATCAACATCATCGCCATGCAATGGAAGGTAAACGCATAGATGTGGTACAGCGGCAATGGCGTGATCAGGATTTCGCAACCTTCATTGAGGTTGGAGCCCATCAGCGCCTTGCACTGCAGCATGTTGGCGACCAGGTTGCGATGGGTGAGCATGGCGCCCTTGGCCACGCCGGTGGTGCCGCCGGTGTATTGCAGCACCGCCACATCGCCGCTGGCCGGGTTGGCATCGCTCACCGGCTGGCCGTGCCCCTTGGCCAGCACATCGTTGAACTTGATCGCTTGCGGCAAGTGATACGCCGGGACCATTTTCTTCACGTACTTGATCACGCTGTTGATCAACAGGCGCTTGAATGGCGACAGCAGGTCGGCCACTTCGGTCACGATCACGTGCTTGACGGCGGTCTTGGGCACGACTTTTTCAGCCAGGTGCGCCATGTTGGCCAGGCAAACCAGGGCCTTGGCCCCGGAGTCATTGAATTGATGTTCCATTTCCCGCGCGGTGTACAGCGGGTTGGTGTTGACCACGATCAGCCCGGCACGAATCGCACCGAACACGGCGACCGGGTACTGCAAAACGTTGGGCAGTTGCACGGCGATTCGGTCGCCAGGCTTCAGGTCGGTGTGCTGCTGCAGGTAGGCGGCGAAGGCACCGGACAATTCGTACAGCTCACCGTAGGTGATGGTCTTGCCCAGGTTGCTGAAAGCCGGTTTGTTGGCGAAGCGCTGGCAGGACTGCTTCAGTACCGCCTGAATATTCGGATACTCGTCCGGATTGATTTGTGCAGCAATCCCGGCGGGGTACTTATCCTTCCAAAAGTCTTCGTTCATGGAAGCCCACTCCTCAGCGACGCGAATTCATCATCGCATTTGATGCGATTATTATTGGTGTATGTATTTTTAAGGTGAATCTGGCGCTTTAAAGCAGGGCCTAGACGTCACAAAGCGCGCCGAGAGTAGCAGCTTTGCCAAGGGCCGCCTAGAGCCAAACGAGGGCCCTACGGTCATTATCACGACTGTCCTACAATAATTGGTCACACTTTAAACGTAGGCAAAATAACCCACTGGAAGGCTCTGGAATGGGACTCGCAGGCCATACAAAAACAATGTGGGAGGGGGCTTGCCCCCGATAGCGGTGGGCCAGTCACCAATAACGTGACTGACACTCCGCAATCGGGGGCAAGCCCCCTCCCACATTTCCTGGCTATTTCACTTCAAGCGATGTCGCGCAGCTCCCGCCGCAGAATTTTGCCCACCGGCGTCATCGGCAACGACTCACGCAGCACAATATGCTTGGGCACCTTGTAGCCCGTGAAGTTGGTCTTGCAATAGGCCTTCAACTCCTCAAGGCTCACCCCTTCGGCACGCGCAACCACAAACAGCTTCACTGCCTCCCCCGTGCGCTCATCCGGCACGCCGATCACTGCGCAGTTGGCCACGGCCGGGTGGGCCATCACCACGTCTTCGATTTCGTTGGGGTACACGTTAAAGCCCGACACGATAATCAGGTCTTTCTTGCGATCGACAATGCGTATGAAGCCGTCGGCATCGATCACCGCGATATCGCCGGTCTTGAGCCAGCCTTCGGCGTCCAGGGTTTCGGCGGTGGCCTGCGGCTGCTGCCAATAGCCCTTCATCACCTGCGGGCCCTTGATGCACAGTTCGCCGCGTTCGCCCAACGGCAGCTCGGCGCCCTCGTCGTCGATCACTTTCATGGCCGTGGCCGGCACCGGAATACCCACCGTACCCAGCCGCGATTTGTTGCCATAAGGGTTGGTGCTGGCCACTGGCGAGGTTTCGGTCAGGCCATAGCCCTCGCCGATCGCACAGCCGGTGATTTGCTGCCAGCGCTCAGCGGTGGCCTTGATCAGCGCGGTGCCGCCGGAGTTGGTCAGCTTGAGGTGGGAAAAATCCAGGTTCTTGAATTCCGGATGGTCCATCAGCGCCACGAACAGCGTGTTGAGCCCCAGCAGCCCGGTGAAGCGCCATTTTTTCAGCTCCTTGATGAACCCGCCGATGTCCCGTGGGTTGGTGATCAACACGTTGTGGTTGCCGGAGACCATCATGCACATGCAGTTCGCCGTGAACGCATAGATGTGGTACAGCGGCAACGGGGCAATCATCACTTCCTGCCCTTCCTTGATCAGCGGATGGCCGTCGTCCCCCACTTGCGACATGCACGCCCGCGCCTGCTGCATATTCGCCACCAGGTTACCGTGGGTGAGCATCGCGCCCTTGGCCAGGCCGGTGGTGCCACCGGTGTATTGCAGCACGGCAATATCATCGAGGCTCACCGGATGTCGCGTCACCCCCAGGCCCGCCCCCATACGCAAGGCGCGCTTGAACGACACCGCGCGCGGCAGGTGGTAGGCCGGGACCATCTTCTTCACTTTGTCGACCACGGTGTTGATCAGCCAGCCTTTGGCGGCGGGCATTAAGTCGCCCATCTTGGCTTCGATCAGGTAGTCGATCTCGGTATCGGTACACACCTCCTGTACCCGCGAACCGAACAGGTTGAGGTAGACCAGCGCACGCACGCCGGCATCCTTGAACTGATGGCGCATTTCACGCGGGGTGTACAACGGGTTGGTATTGACCACGATCAGCCCGGCGCGCAGGGCGCCAAACACGGCAATCGGATAATGCAACACGTTGGGCATCTGTACCGCGATGCGCTCGCCGGGCTTGAGGTCGGTGTGCTGCTGCAGGTAACCGGCGAACGCCGCACTCTGGCGCTCAAGCTCGGCGTAGGTCAGGGTAATGCCCATGTTGCTGAACGCCGGACGGTCGGCAAAGGTCTTGCAGGAACGCTCGAAAACTTCGATCACCGAATGATAGGTGGTGAGGTCGATGGCATTGGGCACGCCCGCCGCGCGTTTGTCATTCCAAAAATCAGGTTGCATTATTCTTGTCCTCTTTACCTGAGTGTGTCCGGCCGCTTTTCTATGCAGCTATAAAGAGCGGAGCTTTGAGGACGTTAGCAGTAATGGCCAAACAGGCAAATACACTGAACTGTGTCATTGATTGTATGAATCTTGTTGCTGAGGCGTAGGCAGATACCCCGCCCTTCGACAGATGAGCTATACACTGCAACGACCCTGAGCAAAGGAACCGCCATGAACCACAACGCTTTCTGGCTGACCGCGAACGACCACAGCCGCCTGTACGTCAATCAATGGATGCCCGATGCCACCCCCAAGGCTCTAGTGATGCTGTCCCATGGCATGGCCGAGCACAGTGGCCGTTACGAGCGCCTGGCGCAGGCGTTATGTGGCGCCGGCTACGGTTTGTATGCGCTGGACCAGCGTGGGCATGGCCGCACCGCCGAGGGAGGCACTTTGGGGCTGTACGCCGAGCAAGATGGCTGGAACAAAGTGGTGGGCGACCTCGCCAGCCTTAATCAGCATATCGGCCAGCAGCAACCGGGGCTGCCGATTATTCTGCTGGGCCACAGCATGGGCAGCTATATCGCCCAGGCCTATCTGCTGCACCACAGCGCCAGCCTGCATGGGGCGATACTCAGCGGTTCGAATTTCCAGCCGGTGGCGTTGTATCGAGCCGCGCGGGCGATCGCACGTATCGAACGCGCACGCCAGGGCTTGCGCGGGCGCAGTGCGTTGATTGACTTTCTATCGTTCGGTTCCTTCAACAAAGCGTTCAAACCCAATCGCACCGCCTTCGACTGGCTCAGCCGCGACCCGGTTGAAGTCGACAAGTACATCAACGATCCGCTGTGCGGCTTTCGCTGCACCAATCAGTTGTGGGTCGACCTGCTCGGTGGCTTGCAGCAAATCAGCAAAGCGTCCAATCTCGCGCAGATCGATCCGGGCCTGCCGATTCTGATAATAGGCGGCGAATGTGATCCGGTCAGCGAAGGCAAGCGTCTCAAAAACCTGGCCCATGCCCTGCGTGAGGCCGGCTGCCAGCACCTGCAACTGACGATCCATCCGCAGGCGCGTCATGAAGTGTTCAACGAAACCAACCGCGACGACGTTACTGCGGATGTGCTGACATGGATCGAGCAAGCCCTGACATTGCGCAGGCCCGCCCGCTGCGAATAATTTTTCGTTTAAAATCAGCCAATTAAATTACCGTTTAGCCACAGGATGCACGTTTAGATGACCCAGGTAACCAACACCCCGTACGAAGCCCTCGAAGTCGGCCAGACCGCCAGCTTCAGCAAGACCGTCGAAGAGCGCGATATCCAGCTGTTCGCCGCCATGTCCGGCGATCACAACCCGGTGCACCTGGATGCCGACTATGCCAAGGCGACCATGTTCAAGGAGCGAATCGCCCACGGCATGTTCAGCGGTGCGCTGATCAGCGCAGCGGTAGCCTGTGAACTGCCTGGCCCGGGCACCATTTATATCGGCCAGCAGATGAGCTTTCAAAAGCCGGTCAAAATCGGTGACACCCTGACCGTGCGCCTGGAAATCCTGGAAAAGCTGCCCAAGTTTCGTGTGCGCATTGCCACGCGCGTGTTCAATCAGCGCGATGAGCTGGTGGTGGACGGCGAAGCGGAGATTCTTGCCCCTCGCAAACAACAAGTGGTGACGCTGACCGAGCTGCCGCCAATCAGCATTGGCTGATCCGTCGCGTCACGTAAGGGACGGCCTCCCACCGGCCGTCCTGATTTGGCCATCCACGCATCAACGTTCATTGAACCAGGCGTTATCCCACACCCTACGCCCCTAATAGCGACTGGCGTCGTCCTGTACGTTCGAGA
Above is a genomic segment from Pseudomonas sp. R5-89-07 containing:
- a CDS encoding sigma-70 family RNA polymerase sigma factor; amino-acid sequence: MSGADTFHRDYVGGLFHSHYAWLCSRLHRQLDSRAHAEDIAADAFVQLLRSSDALPIRQPRALLTTIAQRLMYQLWRRRDLERAYLNGLDHDDASCTPSPEALAQQLETLQAIDQWLDGWPAKVKATFLLSRLNGLTYPQIAAELGISQRSVSDYSAQALRRLHSSRGFT
- a CDS encoding phosphate/phosphite/phosphonate ABC transporter substrate-binding protein; this translates as MSEHYAELLMYIAPEQVRQANQQWLERIFERLGLTRRRADHLDLHSLWLAPELLVAQTCGYPLVTQLRGQVRVIGRPRYELAHSRDGEHCSLLLTREDNPRTRLEQFYDSRGVINGHDSNSGMNLLRECLAPLQRGGRFFASVGISGAHRESLRWLREGRADLAAIDSVTFDYLARFAPAEVAGLRIVTRSAPSPTLPYIGSRGLSDERLGQIREAMNLALRDLPHVAETLGLQAVLAASQDDYRVLLDYQQQAENSGYPVLI
- a CDS encoding fatty acid desaturase; the encoded protein is MANYLDTTHRREIEALCQGFTVRSEWPTWLLLIGIYAGWFAVILASAWLGVWLSTLLLIPLVTLWLSLQHELLHGHPTRSLWLNKLLGYAPFAVWYPYTLYRDSHLLHHNDEDLTLPGIDPESRYLNQQQWDRSSLFERGVHWLTKTLLGRFLLAAPLAISRLARHEWQRLPHAWPMWLAHGAVTCLMLGFIAHFSALPVWHYVLLVTVPALSLASIRSYYEHRPHPQPERRTVLNEASWPWSWLFLNNNLHLVHHDLPKLPWYVLPTVYRARREQWVARSGGFLVQGYGQLLSRYGVKAIDSPRHPFA
- a CDS encoding GNAT family N-acetyltransferase; protein product: MSIELLAAPLWPLLNKFYRSHNSSMKALKGGQLWVARDTDIVAGLCLTSVVGGQWLTGVFVDPAYRGQGLAARLIHQAVAQVDGTVWLLCHPDLEPLYQRMGFSQDTVLPQSLSERLVRYKRNKPMIAMGLNARDEQ
- the def gene encoding peptide deformylase; the encoded protein is MIREILKMGDERLLRIAPPVPPEMFDSPELWQLIDDMFQTMEHVGGVGLAAPQIGVDLQLVIFGFEASERYPDAPPVPQTILINPLITPLSPVLEEGYEGCLSVPGLRGAVDRYQQIRYEGFDPKGEPIVRFADGFHARVVQHECDHLIGRLYPSRITDFSKFGFIDVMFPDMDPTADE
- a CDS encoding YihY/virulence factor BrkB family protein gives rise to the protein MIFPVLDGLKLHKVLVRTVTEFVDDEMPTYASALAYQMLFSLFPFLLFLIALIGFLHLPDFFTWLRLQSELVLPPQALEQVNPVIDQLQQSKGGLLSVGIVIALWTASAGVRLMMSAMNAAYDVVEGRPIWKRFPLSIFYTIGIAGMLLAAAALMVLGPQVMEWLAGQIGMQEFVVTLWTILRWPLIVILLMFAVALMYYVMPDVEQEFRFITPGSVLAVVVWIVASLGFGYYVKTFADYNAMYGSIGAIIVLLLYFYISAAVLLLGAEMNAVIEHMSAEGKDPGEKEIGEPGHAGEKQHVSGLGRDHSKPIIEPDQ
- a CDS encoding CsbD family protein, with protein sequence MGSTSDKVKGAANEAVGNIKQGVGKATDNDKLRAEGVVQEKKGEAQQAVGKTKDAVKKATE
- the fadD1 gene encoding long-chain-fatty-acid--CoA ligase FadD1, with the protein product MNEDFWKDKYPAGIAAQINPDEYPNIQAVLKQSCQRFANKPAFSNLGKTITYGELYELSGAFAAYLQQHTDLKPGDRIAVQLPNVLQYPVAVFGAIRAGLIVVNTNPLYTAREMEHQFNDSGAKALVCLANMAHLAEKVVPKTAVKHVIVTEVADLLSPFKRLLINSVIKYVKKMVPAYHLPQAIKFNDVLAKGHGQPVSDANPASGDVAVLQYTGGTTGVAKGAMLTHRNLVANMLQCKALMGSNLNEGCEILITPLPLYHIYAFTFHCMAMMLIGNHNILISNPRDLPAMVKELSKWKFSGFVGLNTLFVALCNNEAFRKLDFSALKVTLSGGMALQLAAAERWKAVTGCGICEGYGMTETSPVATVNPIQHNQIGTIGIPVPSTVCKVIADDGTELPLGETGELCVKGPQVMKGYWQRQDATDEMLDSEGWLKTGDIAIIQPDGYMRIVDRKKDMILVSGFNVYPNELEDVLAGLPGVLQCAAIGVPDEKSGEHIKLFIVVKPGATLTKEQVMEHMRANVTGYKVPKAIEFRDALPTTNVGKILRRELRDEELKKLGLKK
- the fadD2 gene encoding long-chain-fatty-acid--CoA ligase FadD2 — translated: MQPDFWNDKRAAGVPNAIDLTTYHSVIEVFERSCKTFADRPAFSNMGITLTYAELERQSAAFAGYLQQHTDLKPGERIAVQMPNVLHYPIAVFGALRAGLIVVNTNPLYTPREMRHQFKDAGVRALVYLNLFGSRVQEVCTDTEIDYLIEAKMGDLMPAAKGWLINTVVDKVKKMVPAYHLPRAVSFKRALRMGAGLGVTRHPVSLDDIAVLQYTGGTTGLAKGAMLTHGNLVANMQQARACMSQVGDDGHPLIKEGQEVMIAPLPLYHIYAFTANCMCMMVSGNHNVLITNPRDIGGFIKELKKWRFTGLLGLNTLFVALMDHPEFKNLDFSHLKLTNSGGTALIKATAERWQQITGCAIGEGYGLTETSPVASTNPYGNKSRLGTVGIPVPATAMKVIDDEGAELPLGERGELCIKGPQVMKGYWQQPQATAETLDAEGWLKTGDIAVIDADGFIRIVDRKKDLIIVSGFNVYPNEIEDVVMAHPAVANCAVIGVPDERTGEAVKLFVVARAEGVSLEELKAYCKTNFTGYKVPKHIVLRESLPMTPVGKILRRELRDIA
- a CDS encoding alpha/beta hydrolase, which encodes MNHNAFWLTANDHSRLYVNQWMPDATPKALVMLSHGMAEHSGRYERLAQALCGAGYGLYALDQRGHGRTAEGGTLGLYAEQDGWNKVVGDLASLNQHIGQQQPGLPIILLGHSMGSYIAQAYLLHHSASLHGAILSGSNFQPVALYRAARAIARIERARQGLRGRSALIDFLSFGSFNKAFKPNRTAFDWLSRDPVEVDKYINDPLCGFRCTNQLWVDLLGGLQQISKASNLAQIDPGLPILIIGGECDPVSEGKRLKNLAHALREAGCQHLQLTIHPQARHEVFNETNRDDVTADVLTWIEQALTLRRPARCE
- a CDS encoding MaoC family dehydratase → MTQVTNTPYEALEVGQTASFSKTVEERDIQLFAAMSGDHNPVHLDADYAKATMFKERIAHGMFSGALISAAVACELPGPGTIYIGQQMSFQKPVKIGDTLTVRLEILEKLPKFRVRIATRVFNQRDELVVDGEAEILAPRKQQVVTLTELPPISIG